The following are from one region of the Thermodesulfobacteriota bacterium genome:
- a CDS encoding TRAP transporter TatT component family protein: MRRLFSLAFSLLLPLPFLWGCAGLVSSATGRLAGNVSSAILNQDDAATVRDGAPAYLLMIDGLIEGEPESESLLLAGARLYGAYAAAFVDDPDRVRRLAGKARDYGLRALCLRRPELCAAAAAPFDDFVGRLADAGRADMPALYGFAAAWAGWVQANPDDWTAVADLPKVEAAMARVAALDEAYDRGGAHLYLGVLATLRPESLGGRPEEGRRHFERADALAQGRNLMAKVLFARHYARLVFDRELHDRLLGEVLDAEPRVPGLTLSNVLAREQARELLAGAEDYF, translated from the coding sequence ATGCGCCGCCTCTTCTCCCTCGCCTTCTCCCTCCTTCTGCCCCTCCCCTTCCTGTGGGGCTGCGCAGGCCTCGTGAGCTCGGCCACCGGCCGGCTCGCAGGCAACGTCTCCTCGGCCATCCTGAACCAGGACGACGCGGCGACGGTGCGGGACGGAGCCCCGGCCTACCTCCTCATGATCGACGGGCTCATCGAGGGGGAGCCCGAGAGCGAGAGCCTGCTCTTGGCCGGCGCCCGCCTCTACGGGGCCTATGCTGCTGCCTTCGTGGACGACCCGGACCGGGTGCGCCGGCTCGCTGGAAAGGCGCGAGACTACGGACTGCGCGCCCTGTGCCTGCGCCGGCCCGAGCTCTGCGCCGCGGCGGCCGCCCCCTTCGACGACTTCGTGGGCCGGCTCGCCGACGCCGGGCGCGCCGACATGCCCGCCCTCTACGGCTTCGCGGCAGCCTGGGCCGGGTGGGTGCAGGCCAACCCGGACGACTGGACGGCGGTGGCCGACCTGCCCAAGGTGGAGGCGGCCATGGCCCGGGTGGCAGCCCTGGACGAGGCCTACGACCGGGGAGGCGCGCACCTCTACCTCGGGGTGCTCGCCACCCTGCGCCCCGAGAGCCTGGGCGGCAGGCCCGAGGAAGGCCGGCGCCACTTCGAGCGGGCCGACGCCCTGGCCCAGGGCCGAAACCTCATGGCCAAGGTGCTCTTCGCCCGGCACTACGCCCGCCTGGTGTTCGACCGGGAGCTCCACGACCGGCTCCTCGGCGAGGTGTTGGACGCCGAACCCCGGGTGCCGGGCCTCACCCTCTCCAACGTCCTCGCCCGGGAGCAGGCCCGCGAGCTCCTGGCCGGGGCCGAGGACTACTTCTGA
- a CDS encoding SAM-dependent methyltransferase — translation MDQPLLRWIADRIAERGPVPFATFMEWALYHPEHGYYSSGRVRVGDDRGDFTTAPHLTGLFARCLARFVRRVDQALGQPDPFVLAEGGPGEGRLARDLLDCLRETAPHLYRRLRYAPDEASPALRERQALLWAPHRDRLSPWPPPAPVQGIYLSNELLDAFPVHRLVRRQEALLEIHVALEEAGKNPQETPRLREVLLPPSRPELAARWARWEAGGVALPEGCEAEVNLQARSWLAGVSSALARGVVLTIDYGDEAARLYGPRRPRGTALAYRAHRAVVDLLEDPGGQDLTAHVDFTSLRRDGEELGLEAAPLLHLRDFLFASGLLEDLEALERDGLDETAAWEARRAAAPLLLPGQGMGEAFQVLVQARGVGLSALPLDPAASRSGASRAGV, via the coding sequence GTGGACCAACCCCTCTTGCGCTGGATCGCGGACCGCATCGCGGAGCGGGGCCCCGTGCCGTTCGCCACCTTCATGGAGTGGGCCCTGTACCACCCGGAGCACGGCTACTACAGCTCGGGCCGGGTGCGGGTGGGGGACGACCGGGGCGACTTCACCACGGCGCCCCACCTGACGGGGCTCTTCGCCCGCTGCCTCGCCCGCTTCGTACGGCGGGTGGACCAGGCGCTGGGGCAGCCGGATCCCTTCGTGCTGGCGGAAGGCGGGCCCGGGGAGGGGCGTCTGGCCCGGGACCTCCTGGACTGCCTCCGGGAGACCGCTCCCCACCTGTACCGCCGCCTGCGCTACGCCCCCGATGAGGCGAGCCCGGCGCTGCGGGAGCGCCAGGCCCTCCTGTGGGCCCCCCACCGGGACCGGCTCTCCCCGTGGCCGCCCCCGGCCCCGGTGCAGGGGATCTACCTCTCCAACGAGCTCCTGGACGCCTTTCCGGTGCACCGGCTGGTTCGCCGGCAAGAAGCTCTCCTCGAGATCCACGTGGCGCTGGAAGAGGCAGGCAAGAACCCACAGGAGACCCCCCGCCTGCGCGAGGTCCTCCTGCCTCCGAGCCGGCCCGAGCTCGCGGCCCGGTGGGCTCGCTGGGAGGCGGGGGGAGTGGCGCTTCCAGAGGGGTGCGAGGCGGAGGTGAACCTCCAGGCGAGGAGCTGGCTCGCCGGGGTGAGCTCCGCCCTGGCCCGAGGAGTGGTCCTCACCATCGACTACGGAGACGAGGCCGCGCGCCTCTATGGTCCCCGCCGCCCCCGGGGCACCGCGCTGGCCTACCGGGCCCATCGCGCCGTGGTGGACCTCCTGGAGGACCCCGGAGGGCAGGACCTCACCGCCCACGTGGACTTCACGTCCTTGCGCCGCGACGGTGAGGAGCTCGGCCTGGAGGCCGCCCCCTTGCTTCACCTGAGGGACTTCCTCTTCGCCTCGGGGCTCCTGGAGGACCTGGAGGCACTCGAACGAGACGGGCTCGACGAGACGGCCGCGTGGGAGGCCCGACGGGCCGCGGCCCCGCTACTCCTCCCCGGTCAAGGAATGGGCGAAGCCTTCCAGGTGCTGGTGCAGGCGCGCGGCGTGGGGCTCTCGGCCCTGCCCCTGGACCCCGCCGCCTCGCGCTCCGGAGCCTCCCGGGCCGGCGTCTGA
- the dctP gene encoding TRAP transporter substrate-binding protein DctP, with product MPPLRLSRAAAAALVFALGALVAPLALAPPAAAQKQTLKIATLAPEGTSWMQELRKGAEEVAAATQGRVEIRFYPGAVMGNDKTVLRKIRAGQLQGGAFTGGSLDEVYRDTAIYGLPFLFRSYDEVDYVRERVDPLLKEGLARGGMVALGISEGGFAHVLSGSPVRKVEDLRGKKMWVPEGDVVSQVTLEVAGISPVPLPLADVYTGLQTRLVDTVATTSAAAIAFQWHTRVKYFTDVPLLYLVGVVAVDQKALDRLRPEDRAAVLEKMGAALARLDVLNRQGNAGAREALRQQGIAFVGPESPEELARWRGIAVEALERLRARQAYTPETLEVIRGHLEAYRAARPAQGGRDG from the coding sequence ATGCCCCCGCTACGCCTCTCCCGCGCCGCCGCGGCCGCGCTCGTTTTCGCCCTTGGGGCCCTGGTCGCCCCCCTGGCTCTGGCCCCGCCGGCAGCCGCACAGAAGCAGACCCTCAAGATCGCCACCCTGGCCCCGGAAGGGACCTCCTGGATGCAGGAGCTGCGCAAGGGCGCCGAGGAGGTGGCCGCCGCCACCCAGGGGCGGGTGGAGATCCGGTTCTACCCGGGGGCGGTGATGGGCAACGACAAGACCGTGCTCCGGAAGATCCGGGCCGGCCAGCTCCAGGGCGGCGCCTTCACGGGCGGGAGCCTCGACGAGGTGTACCGCGACACGGCCATCTACGGCCTGCCGTTCCTCTTCCGCTCCTACGACGAGGTGGACTACGTGCGGGAGAGGGTGGACCCCCTGCTCAAGGAAGGCCTCGCCCGGGGGGGCATGGTGGCCCTGGGCATCAGCGAGGGCGGCTTCGCCCACGTTCTGTCCGGGAGCCCCGTGCGCAAGGTGGAGGACCTCCGGGGCAAGAAGATGTGGGTTCCCGAGGGAGACGTGGTGAGCCAGGTGACCCTCGAAGTGGCGGGCATCTCCCCCGTGCCCCTGCCCCTGGCCGACGTCTACACCGGGCTCCAGACCCGCCTCGTGGACACCGTGGCCACCACCTCGGCGGCGGCCATCGCGTTCCAGTGGCACACCCGGGTCAAGTACTTCACCGACGTGCCCCTCCTGTACCTGGTCGGCGTGGTGGCGGTGGACCAGAAGGCCCTGGACCGGCTCCGCCCCGAAGACCGGGCCGCCGTGCTGGAAAAGATGGGCGCGGCGCTGGCCCGGCTCGACGTCTTGAACCGCCAGGGCAACGCCGGCGCCCGGGAGGCGCTTCGCCAGCAGGGCATCGCCTTCGTGGGCCCCGAGTCGCCCGAAGAGCTGGCCCGCTGGCGGGGGATCGCGGTCGAAGCCCTGGAGCGGCTTCGGGCCCGGCAGGCCTACACCCCGGAGACCCTCGAGGTCATCCGGGGCCACCTGGAGGCCTATCGCGCCGCCCGGCCGGCGCAGGGCGGCCGGGATGGCTGA
- a CDS encoding arsenite methyltransferase, whose amino-acid sequence MRTLGNEEIRKAVRENYGKVAQAAGVGAGCGCAPGGAVACCAPRTAPAAPTAPEVAAVLGYSAEDVHAAPPESNLGLGCGNPHAIAGLKAGETVLDLGSGAGFDCFLAARAVGAGGRVIGVDMTPEMVAKARANARQAKAANVEFRLGEIEALPVADASVDVILSNCVINLSPEKDKVFREAFRVLRNGGRLAVSDIVALAELPPALREDVGLLTGCVAGASTVDEVTRLLAEAGFESIRVTPRAESRALVEAWLPGRKIEDSITSATIEAVKP is encoded by the coding sequence ATGCGTACCCTGGGAAACGAAGAAATTCGCAAGGCGGTGAGGGAGAACTACGGGAAGGTGGCCCAGGCGGCGGGTGTGGGTGCCGGGTGCGGGTGCGCGCCGGGGGGGGCCGTTGCGTGCTGCGCGCCCCGGACCGCTCCTGCTGCACCGACGGCGCCGGAAGTCGCGGCGGTCCTCGGGTATTCGGCCGAGGACGTCCATGCCGCGCCGCCGGAGAGCAACCTGGGGCTGGGCTGCGGCAATCCCCACGCCATCGCCGGGCTCAAGGCCGGCGAGACCGTCCTGGATCTGGGGAGCGGGGCGGGTTTCGACTGCTTCCTCGCGGCCCGGGCCGTCGGGGCGGGCGGCCGGGTGATCGGCGTAGACATGACGCCCGAGATGGTGGCGAAGGCCCGGGCCAACGCGCGCCAGGCGAAGGCCGCCAACGTGGAGTTTCGCCTGGGCGAGATCGAGGCCCTGCCGGTGGCCGACGCCTCGGTGGACGTCATCCTCTCCAACTGCGTCATCAACCTCTCTCCCGAAAAGGACAAGGTCTTTCGAGAGGCCTTCCGCGTCCTCCGAAACGGGGGGAGACTGGCGGTGTCGGACATCGTGGCCCTGGCCGAGCTTCCCCCGGCCCTGCGGGAGGACGTGGGTCTGCTCACGGGCTGCGTCGCGGGAGCCTCCACGGTGGACGAGGTGACGCGCCTCCTGGCGGAGGCGGGGTTCGAGAGCATCCGCGTCACACCGCGGGCCGAGAGCCGGGCGCTCGTGGAGGCTTGGCTGCCCGGGAGGAAGATCGAGGACTCCATCACCTCGGCGACCATCGAGGCGGTGAAACCGTAG
- a CDS encoding TRAP transporter large permease subunit: MIVAGLLLLGAALLGAPLFAVIAGGALLGFSRAGVDLSVVAIEIYRLAEMPVLLAIPLFTFAGYLLGESQAPRRLVRITNALLGWLPGGLAMVALVACALFTAFTGASGVTIVALGSLLYPALREAGYPERFSLGLVTTSGSLGLLFAPSLPLILYGVVAQQLGVGTPVRIDDLFRAGLLPGLLMLALLSGWSAWVGRNRDRPPQKFSWREALASLRDSAWEIPLPLLVLGGIYSGTFAVSEAAAVTALYVLVVEVGIRREIPLARLPAVMRESMVLVGGVLLILGASLASTNYMIDAEVPTRLFEAIRAHVDSRLAFLVLLNLFLLVLGTMLDIFSALVIVIPIILPVALGYDIHPVHLGIVFLANMQIGYFTPPVGMNLFIASYRFEKPVLELYRATLPFFFLLLAAILVLTYWPWLSLVLLGLG; this comes from the coding sequence ATGATCGTCGCCGGCCTCCTGCTGCTGGGCGCGGCCCTCCTGGGGGCGCCTCTCTTCGCGGTGATCGCGGGGGGCGCCCTCCTGGGTTTTTCCCGGGCGGGGGTGGACCTCTCGGTGGTGGCCATCGAGATCTACCGCCTGGCGGAGATGCCAGTGTTGCTCGCCATCCCGCTCTTCACCTTCGCCGGATACCTCCTGGGGGAGAGCCAGGCGCCCCGCCGCCTCGTGCGGATCACCAACGCGCTGCTCGGCTGGCTCCCCGGGGGGCTCGCCATGGTCGCCCTCGTGGCGTGCGCCCTCTTTACGGCCTTTACGGGGGCCTCGGGGGTGACCATCGTGGCGCTGGGCTCGCTCCTCTACCCGGCCCTGCGGGAGGCGGGCTACCCGGAGCGCTTCAGCCTGGGGCTGGTGACCACCTCCGGGAGTCTGGGGCTCCTGTTTGCCCCGTCGCTTCCCCTCATCCTCTACGGGGTGGTGGCCCAGCAACTGGGAGTGGGAACCCCGGTGCGGATCGACGACCTCTTTCGGGCGGGTCTCTTGCCCGGGCTCCTGATGCTGGCGCTCCTCTCGGGGTGGAGCGCGTGGGTCGGGCGCAACCGGGACCGCCCGCCCCAGAAGTTTTCGTGGCGCGAGGCCCTGGCGAGCCTGCGGGATTCCGCCTGGGAGATCCCCCTGCCGCTTCTCGTCCTGGGGGGCATCTACAGCGGGACCTTCGCGGTCTCGGAGGCGGCGGCGGTCACCGCGCTGTACGTGCTGGTGGTGGAGGTGGGGATCCGCCGGGAGATTCCCCTCGCCCGGCTCCCCGCCGTGATGCGCGAGTCGATGGTGCTGGTGGGGGGGGTGCTCCTGATTCTGGGGGCGTCGCTGGCGAGCACCAACTACATGATCGACGCCGAGGTGCCCACGCGGCTCTTCGAGGCGATCCGCGCCCACGTGGACAGCCGGCTGGCGTTTCTCGTGCTCCTGAACCTCTTCCTCCTGGTGCTCGGCACCATGCTCGACATCTTCTCCGCCCTGGTGATCGTGATCCCCATCATCCTGCCGGTGGCCCTGGGGTACGACATCCACCCCGTGCACCTGGGGATCGTCTTCCTCGCCAACATGCAGATCGGCTACTTCACCCCGCCCGTGGGGATGAACCTCTTCATCGCGAGCTACCGCTTCGAAAAGCCCGTCCTCGAGCTCTACCGGGCCACCCTGCCCTTCTTCTTCCTGCTGCTCGCGGCGATCCTCGTCCTCACCTACTGGCCCTGGCTGAGCCTCGTGCTCCTGGGCCTGGGCTGA
- a CDS encoding dodecin family protein — translation MSSYQFIELVGTSTKSWEDATRQAIDDAKAIGMRELRVGEVVRMDVKMTGALITFRVRLQMSYKVSSLKEFSKMVQASAADPGE, via the coding sequence ATGAGCTCCTATCAATTCATCGAACTGGTCGGAACGAGCACCAAGTCCTGGGAAGACGCGACCCGGCAGGCCATCGACGATGCCAAGGCCATTGGGATGCGCGAGTTGCGGGTGGGGGAGGTCGTGCGCATGGACGTGAAGATGACCGGCGCCCTGATCACCTTCCGGGTGCGCCTCCAGATGTCCTACAAGGTTTCCTCGCTGAAGGAATTCAGCAAGATGGTGCAGGCCAGCGCCGCCGACCCGGGGGAGTGA
- the sigZ gene encoding RNA polymerase sigma factor SigZ, translating to MDIEPIWREYHARLAGFVARRVRDPATAQDIVQDVFLKTQEKLGDLRSREKLGGWLFRIARNAIVDHYRAWRPEEALPAELAAPSAEDDEQARRDIGACLIPMVESLPPAYREAVVLSELRGRPQKEIAQRLGLSLSGGKSRVQRGRALLKERLLACCRIELDGRGRAIDYEVRDGGRCGCREESRGTGAPGAGTLPGGGARLGQPRPRSTRLSQGQ from the coding sequence ATGGACATCGAACCGATCTGGCGAGAGTACCACGCGCGGCTCGCCGGTTTCGTGGCCCGGCGGGTGCGCGACCCGGCGACGGCGCAAGACATCGTGCAGGACGTGTTCCTGAAGACCCAGGAGAAGCTCGGGGACCTGCGCTCCCGGGAGAAGCTCGGGGGGTGGCTCTTTCGGATCGCGCGAAACGCCATCGTGGATCACTACCGCGCCTGGAGGCCGGAGGAGGCTCTGCCGGCGGAGCTCGCGGCACCGAGCGCCGAGGACGACGAGCAGGCTCGCCGGGACATCGGCGCCTGCCTGATCCCCATGGTGGAGAGCCTCCCCCCCGCCTATCGCGAGGCCGTGGTTTTGTCCGAGCTCCGGGGAAGGCCCCAGAAGGAGATCGCCCAGCGGCTGGGCCTGTCCCTTTCCGGGGGGAAGTCGCGCGTCCAGCGGGGCCGGGCCCTCCTGAAGGAGAGGTTGCTGGCGTGCTGCCGGATCGAGCTCGACGGCCGGGGCCGGGCGATCGACTACGAGGTCCGGGACGGCGGCCGGTGCGGCTGTCGGGAAGAGAGCCGGGGTACGGGCGCCCCCGGGGCCGGCACGCTGCCGGGCGGGGGCGCTCGGCTCGGTCAGCCCAGGCCCAGGAGCACGAGGCTCAGCCAGGGCCAGTAG
- the iorA gene encoding indolepyruvate ferredoxin oxidoreductase subunit alpha has product MSELLSGNEALARGLYEAGVTVAAGYPGTPSTEILEALSRYKDEVYCEWSPNEKVAFEVAAGAALAGARAACTMKHVGLNVAADPLMTLSYIGTRGGFVACVADDPGQHSSQNEQDTRHYARFAKIPVFEPADSGEAKELVALAFEVSERFETPVILRTTTRVSHSRGLVTRGERRTPPAVAFERDPPRYVPIPIWGRKMRVKVEERLGRLAEEASRSSANRLEWADRRLGIVAVGVAYGYVKEVFPEASVLKLSWCYPFPDALLQEFAAGVEQVLVVEELDDIVEEHVKALGVLCRGKDVVARIGELSAARLRETRARLEGRDPAAASVPLAPEAADLPGRPPVLCPGCPHRGVFHGLGKLDVVVTGDIGCYSLGVFPPLNRTDTILCMGAGVTMAHGMDRAGEPRKVVGIVGDSTFFHSGITGLLDIAYNRGGSTIIVVDNRTTAMTGHQDHPGTGRTLMGEPTGEVSIEALGRACGIRRVVTVDPYDLKATAAALKAEVEAPEPSLVVSRAPCPLHTRSRLGPPRRIDPEACVQCGSCVKLGCPAIESDAEAVRINELLCLGCGMCGQVCKLDAVRTEGEEGGHG; this is encoded by the coding sequence ATGAGCGAGCTCCTTTCCGGCAACGAGGCCCTGGCCCGGGGCCTGTACGAGGCCGGCGTCACCGTGGCGGCGGGCTACCCGGGCACCCCCTCCACCGAGATCCTCGAAGCCCTCAGCCGCTACAAGGACGAGGTCTACTGCGAGTGGAGCCCCAACGAGAAGGTGGCCTTCGAGGTGGCGGCCGGGGCCGCCCTGGCCGGGGCCCGGGCCGCCTGCACCATGAAGCACGTGGGCCTCAACGTGGCTGCCGACCCCCTCATGACGCTATCCTACATCGGCACCCGGGGCGGCTTCGTGGCGTGCGTGGCCGACGACCCGGGCCAGCACTCCTCCCAGAACGAGCAAGACACCCGCCACTACGCCCGGTTCGCCAAGATCCCGGTCTTCGAGCCGGCCGACTCCGGCGAGGCCAAGGAGCTGGTGGCCCTGGCCTTCGAGGTGTCCGAGCGCTTCGAGACCCCGGTGATCCTGCGCACCACCACCCGGGTGAGCCACTCCCGGGGGCTCGTGACCCGCGGGGAGCGCCGGACCCCGCCCGCCGTCGCCTTCGAGCGCGACCCTCCCCGGTACGTGCCCATCCCCATCTGGGGCCGCAAGATGCGGGTCAAGGTGGAGGAGCGCCTGGGCCGGCTCGCCGAGGAGGCCAGCCGCTCTTCCGCCAACCGCTTGGAATGGGCCGACCGGCGGCTCGGCATCGTTGCGGTGGGGGTGGCCTACGGGTATGTGAAGGAGGTCTTTCCCGAGGCCTCGGTGCTCAAGCTCTCCTGGTGCTACCCCTTTCCGGACGCGCTCCTGCAGGAGTTTGCCGCGGGGGTCGAGCAGGTGCTCGTGGTGGAGGAGCTCGACGACATCGTGGAGGAGCACGTAAAGGCCCTGGGGGTCCTCTGCCGGGGCAAGGACGTGGTGGCCCGGATCGGCGAGCTCTCCGCCGCCCGCCTGCGGGAGACCCGGGCCCGGCTCGAGGGGCGCGACCCCGCCGCCGCATCGGTGCCCCTGGCCCCCGAGGCCGCGGACCTGCCGGGCCGCCCCCCGGTGCTCTGCCCCGGGTGCCCCCACCGGGGCGTCTTCCACGGCCTGGGCAAGCTCGACGTGGTGGTCACCGGCGACATCGGGTGCTACAGCCTGGGGGTGTTCCCGCCCCTCAACCGCACCGACACGATCCTGTGCATGGGGGCCGGGGTCACCATGGCCCACGGCATGGACCGGGCGGGGGAGCCCCGAAAGGTGGTCGGCATCGTGGGGGACTCCACCTTCTTCCACTCGGGCATCACGGGGCTGCTCGACATCGCCTACAACCGGGGCGGCTCCACGATCATCGTGGTGGACAACCGCACCACCGCCATGACCGGCCACCAGGACCACCCGGGCACGGGCCGCACCCTCATGGGGGAGCCCACCGGAGAGGTTTCCATCGAGGCCCTGGGGCGGGCCTGCGGCATCCGCCGGGTCGTCACCGTGGACCCCTACGACCTCAAGGCCACCGCGGCGGCCCTCAAGGCCGAGGTGGAGGCGCCCGAGCCGTCGCTGGTGGTCTCCCGGGCCCCGTGCCCGCTGCACACCCGGAGCCGGCTGGGTCCGCCCCGGCGCATCGACCCCGAGGCCTGCGTCCAGTGCGGGAGCTGCGTCAAGCTCGGGTGCCCGGCCATCGAGAGCGACGCCGAAGCGGTGCGGATCAACGAGCTCCTGTGCCTGGGGTGCGGGATGTGCGGGCAGGTCTGCAAACTCGACGCCGTGCGGACGGAAGGGGAGGAGGGCGGCCATGGCTGA
- a CDS encoding helicase HerA-like domain-containing protein: MSFSLSPLTLARGTQEALLLPRMMNRHGLVAGATGTGKTVTVRVLAEGCSALGVPVFLADVKGDLSGLARAGGDNPKVETRVRELGLGGFAYEGFPVMFWDLFGERGHPVRTTVSEMGPLLLARLLNLNETQEGVLTVAFRMADDEGLLLLDLKDLRALVALVGERASELRTRYGNVSAASVGAIQRGLLALEEQGGARFFGEPALDLFDLLQTDARGRGVIHLLAAQRLMQTPKLYATFLLWLLSELFEALPEVGDPEKPRIVFVFDEAHLLFDEAPPALRQKIEQVARLIRSKGVGVYFCTQNPLDVPDEVLGQLGNRVQHALRAFSPREQRAVKAAAETFRPRPGLDVAGAITQLGVGEALISFLDEKGTPVPVDRALVYPPRSCLTPLSDAERAEIIRSSTLYGHYERSVDRDSAYEVLERRAKTAQGELPAAAPSTRPAAPPKAARGRDSFAEAFAKSAVRAVGSQVGRQVVRGLLGSLFGGRR, from the coding sequence ATGTCGTTCTCCCTCTCCCCCCTGACCCTGGCGCGCGGCACGCAGGAGGCGCTCCTCCTGCCGCGGATGATGAACCGGCACGGCCTGGTGGCCGGGGCCACCGGCACGGGGAAGACCGTGACCGTGCGCGTGCTGGCCGAGGGATGCAGTGCCCTCGGGGTGCCGGTATTCCTTGCCGACGTGAAGGGCGACCTGTCGGGGCTCGCCCGGGCGGGCGGGGACAACCCCAAGGTGGAGACACGGGTCCGGGAGCTGGGGCTCGGCGGCTTCGCCTACGAAGGCTTCCCCGTGATGTTCTGGGACCTCTTCGGCGAGCGGGGGCACCCCGTGCGCACCACGGTTTCGGAGATGGGGCCGCTGCTCCTGGCCCGGCTCCTCAACTTGAACGAGACCCAGGAGGGCGTGCTGACCGTCGCGTTCCGAATGGCCGACGACGAGGGCCTGCTCCTGCTGGATCTCAAGGATCTGCGGGCCCTGGTGGCCCTCGTGGGGGAGCGGGCGTCGGAGCTGCGCACGCGGTACGGCAACGTCTCCGCGGCGAGCGTCGGGGCGATCCAGCGAGGCCTCCTGGCCTTGGAGGAGCAGGGGGGAGCGCGGTTCTTCGGCGAGCCGGCGCTCGACCTCTTCGACCTGCTCCAGACCGACGCCCGGGGCCGGGGCGTGATCCACCTCCTGGCAGCCCAGCGGCTCATGCAGACCCCCAAACTGTATGCCACCTTCCTCCTCTGGCTCCTCTCGGAGCTCTTCGAGGCCCTGCCCGAGGTGGGCGATCCCGAAAAGCCCCGGATCGTCTTCGTCTTCGACGAGGCCCACCTGCTCTTCGACGAAGCCCCCCCGGCCCTGCGGCAGAAGATCGAGCAGGTGGCCCGACTCATCCGGTCCAAGGGCGTGGGAGTGTACTTCTGCACCCAGAACCCCCTCGACGTCCCCGACGAGGTGCTCGGCCAGCTCGGAAACCGGGTGCAGCATGCCCTGCGGGCCTTCAGCCCCCGGGAGCAGAGGGCGGTCAAGGCCGCCGCCGAGACGTTCCGCCCCAGGCCGGGCCTCGACGTGGCGGGTGCCATCACCCAGCTCGGGGTGGGGGAAGCCCTGATCTCGTTCCTCGACGAGAAAGGCACTCCCGTGCCCGTGGACCGGGCGCTCGTGTATCCGCCCCGGAGCTGCCTCACCCCGCTGTCCGACGCGGAGCGCGCCGAGATCATCCGCAGCTCGACCCTCTACGGCCACTACGAGCGCAGCGTGGACCGCGACTCGGCCTACGAGGTACTGGAGCGCCGCGCGAAAACGGCGCAGGGCGAGCTCCCCGCCGCGGCCCCTTCCACGCGGCCCGCCGCACCCCCCAAGGCAGCCAGGGGAAGAGACAGCTTCGCGGAAGCCTTCGCCAAGAGCGCCGTACGGGCCGTGGGCAGCCAGGTGGGCCGCCAGGTCGTGAGGGGCCTCCTGGGGTCCTTGTTCGGAGGGAGGAGGTAG
- a CDS encoding TRAP transporter small permease, whose translation MAERLAAGAAFWLRLLRYTEDALLGLLLAVMVLLAGGQILLRNVFETGLFWADPLLRALVLWVGLLGAVVASREDRHIAIDFASRLLPAHLKGWTRPVTSLFTAGVSAVVAYHAVRFVASDYAAGTTAFGGLPAWAVEAVVPLAFALISLRYGVLCAVQVRRAAQGGRGGKPPGTPLRKPE comes from the coding sequence ATGGCTGAGCGGCTCGCGGCCGGCGCCGCCTTCTGGCTCCGGCTCCTGCGGTACACCGAGGACGCGCTCCTGGGGCTCCTCCTGGCCGTCATGGTCCTCCTGGCCGGCGGCCAGATCCTGCTGCGGAACGTCTTCGAGACCGGCCTCTTCTGGGCGGACCCCCTCCTGCGGGCCCTGGTGCTGTGGGTCGGGCTCCTGGGTGCGGTGGTGGCCAGCCGGGAGGACCGGCACATCGCCATCGACTTCGCCTCCCGCCTCCTGCCCGCCCACCTGAAGGGCTGGACCCGTCCCGTCACGAGCCTCTTCACCGCGGGGGTCTCGGCGGTGGTCGCCTACCACGCCGTGCGCTTCGTCGCCTCGGACTACGCCGCCGGCACCACCGCGTTCGGCGGGCTCCCGGCCTGGGCGGTGGAGGCGGTGGTCCCCCTGGCGTTTGCCCTCATCTCCCTGCGCTACGGCGTCCTGTGCGCGGTGCAGGTTCGGCGCGCCGCGCAGGGAGGGCGCGGGGGGAAGCCCCCCGGGACGCCCCTCCGGAAGCCCGAATGA
- the recR gene encoding recombination mediator RecR translates to MFPPPIARLLRELQKLPGVGEKTAVRFALHVLRAPPENAAALARALTDVVEKIRPCSVCFQLTEADPCEVCTSPRRNRRLLCVVEDQASLMAVERTRSYFGQYHVLGGHLSPMEGVGPGDLHIRELLDRVREQGVEEVILATNPDVEGDATALYIKQALTPLGAKVTRIARGVPMGGDLEYADALTLGRALEGRGAY, encoded by the coding sequence ATGTTTCCACCCCCCATCGCACGTCTCCTTCGGGAGCTCCAGAAGCTGCCCGGGGTGGGCGAGAAGACCGCCGTGCGGTTCGCCCTCCACGTCTTGCGGGCGCCCCCGGAAAATGCCGCCGCCCTGGCCCGGGCGCTCACCGACGTGGTGGAGAAGATCCGCCCGTGCTCCGTGTGCTTCCAGCTCACCGAGGCCGATCCCTGCGAGGTCTGTACCTCGCCGCGGCGCAACCGGCGCCTGCTCTGCGTGGTGGAGGACCAGGCGAGTCTCATGGCCGTGGAGCGCACGCGTTCCTACTTCGGCCAGTACCACGTGCTGGGCGGCCACCTCTCCCCCATGGAAGGGGTGGGCCCGGGGGACCTGCACATCCGGGAGCTCCTCGACCGGGTGCGGGAGCAGGGGGTGGAAGAGGTGATCCTGGCCACCAACCCCGACGTGGAGGGCGACGCCACAGCCCTCTACATCAAGCAGGCCCTCACCCCCCTGGGCGCCAAGGTGACCCGCATCGCCCGCGGCGTTCCCATGGGCGGAGACCTGGAGTACGCCGACGCCCTGACCCTGGGTCGGGCCCTGGAGGGACGGGGGGCGTACTGA